Proteins co-encoded in one Aspergillus luchuensis IFO 4308 DNA, chromosome 6, nearly complete sequence genomic window:
- a CDS encoding uncharacterized protein (COG:S;~EggNog:ENOG410PYXB): MKTLRSHKSFIMRYFPNYKPSHVASRYLNADVHPLQPKITHMYATRDKSTLWWMVNPSHLMSVRMKRVVRSWCSRRARMAFRLALKDHGFDADGRKAGQELLGDSNGKGGNGKNLKGRVDLLLHADILREPFEVLRKEMDAGVSALVNHLKTTKDAAPKPAKKQKKAVDARDDKGNETSL; the protein is encoded by the coding sequence atgaagACACTAAGGAGTCACAAATCGTTCATAATGCGATACTTTCCAAACTACAAACCGTCCCATGTCGCCTCCCGGTACTTAAACGCAGATGTCCACCCTCTCCAGCCTAAAATCACACACATGTATGCCACCCGCGACAAAAGCACACTCTGGTGGATGGTAAATCCATCGCATCTGATGTCCGTGAGGATGAAGCGTGTGGTTCGGTCGTGGTGTAGCCGACGAGCCCGGATGGCATTCCGGCTAGCGTTGAAAGACCATGGGTTTGATGCGGACGGTCGAAAAGCAGGGCAGGAACTGCTAGGTGACTCTAATGGGAAAGGGGGGAATGGAAAGAATCTGAAGGGGCGTGTTGACCTATTGCTTCATGCGGATATCTTGCGGGAGCCTTTCGAGGTATTGCGAAAGGAGATGGATGCTGGAGTGAGTGCTTTGGTAAATCATTTGAAGACGACGAAAGATGCAGCTCCTAAGCCggccaaaaagcaaaagaaggcagTGGATGCTCGTGATGATAAAGGGAATGAGACATCGTTATAG